The genomic segment ACAGCTCCACGGTCTCCATCCGCTCCAGATCCTGGCGCCAGAGGTATTCCTGCAGTTTGTCCGGCGGATCGAAGGGAGCCTGACGGTTGAAGAGGATGAGCTTGTTGCCGTCGAGCACGGAGGCGGCCCGCAACGGGCCGGAGCTCAAATGCTGCGCGAAGGCCGGCCGACGGGGCAGCGGCGCTTCTCCGGCGAGGGCAGAGAGCAGGTTCCGGCCCTGCCAGAGCGGATCCGGCTCGGCCCCCAGCGCCGCCATCAGGGTGGGCATCAAATCCACCAGCTCCACCGTGCCCCGGAGCCGCTGGCCGGCGGGAAAGCGGCGGTCCCAGCGGAAGATCAAGGGCACGTGAATCTGCTCCTCGTAGAGGGTCTGCCCGTGCTTCCAGCCCCCGTGATCGTAGAGCTCCTCGCCGTGGTCCGAGGTCAGCACGATGAGGGTGTTGTCCAGTACTTCCGGCTCCAGGGCGCGCACCAGCTGCCCCACGAAGCGGTCCACGTAGACCACCTCGCTGTCGTAGAGGGCGTTGATGTGGCGCACGTCCTCCTCCGGGAAGTACAGCTTGTGGTACCCGCCGTAGATGCCATGGATCAGCCGGCCGTGGAGGTGCCCCGGGTAGTCCGGATAGAACTGCGAACGATCATCGACGATGTCCGGGTTGTCGTAGGGATCGTGGGGATCGAGGTAGTGGGCGTAGAGCATGAACGGCCGATGCTGATTCGCCTCAAGCCACGGGATCATGCGGCGGTTGAGGTCGTCGGCGTGGCGGGTGAACCACTCCAGATCCGCCGGCGGCGTGAACACGGTGTCGAACCCCCGATCGAAGCCGTTGCCTCGGTAGAGCGCCGGGTTGGCGTAGAAGCCGGCGGTGACATAGCCCCGGTCCCGCACCCGTTCCGGCAGCGACGGAATCTGCGGGGGAATTCCGAAGGCGGCCATGTTGTCGCTGAGCACTTCGCCGGGATAGCGGCCGGTGAGGTAGGAAACCACCGAAGGCAGGGTCCACGGCGCCTGGGAGTAAGCGTTCTCCAACAACACACCGCGGTCCGCCAGCAGGGAGTCGATGTGCGGGGTCGTGGGGCGCTCGTACCCGTAGGCGGAAAGGCGATCGTAGCGCAGCGTGTCCACCAGAATGAAGAGCAGATTGGGCGGCTCCGACGCCTCCGCCCGTAGCGCCTCGCCGGCGGGACGCAGCACCACCGGACCCCAGGCCACCTCGGAAAGCGGCTGG from the Acidobacteriota bacterium genome contains:
- a CDS encoding sulfatase — translated: MSSAVCASLLAALVACSGEPAPALFELESSVAAGDYSLGSEAAQGLSLGSEPRIQVFSTDYERRPAVLMNGGRWQWRGILPERTRLQIGAAAVSPGAHRLVARLHDGRSTEVLDVATSSDPERSLWLDVGADLEGSEERIVTLEVELERLDGQPLSEVAWGPVVLRPAGEALRAEASEPPNLLFILVDTLRYDRLSAYGYERPTTPHIDSLLADRGVLLENAYSQAPWTLPSVVSYLTGRYPGEVLSDNMAAFGIPPQIPSLPERVRDRGYVTAGFYANPALYRGNGFDRGFDTVFTPPADLEWFTRHADDLNRRMIPWLEANQHRPFMLYAHYLDPHDPYDNPDIVDDRSQFYPDYPGHLHGRLIHGIYGGYHKLYFPEEDVRHINALYDSEVVYVDRFVGQLVRALEPEVLDNTLIVLTSDHGEELYDHGGWKHGQTLYEEQIHVPLIFRWDRRFPAGQRLRGTVELVDLMPTLMAALGAEPDPLWQGRNLLSALAGEAPLPRRPAFAQHLSSGPLRAASVLDGNKLILFNRQAPFDPPDKLQEYLWRQDLERMETVELYDLGKDPGEQDNRAGADPAAVENLSPVIHRHLDRRLPGLRIVADGLPSGAELEARVRFESSPAGWNPYFLGAEDGAQLTGTDLVLQWRGEAAGAAAAPGRGVRVDESFGRVLAVEATLDGEPLPPAAIQVGGRPYQGGAVAPAELESATWPAPREGVSLRLWLPAHDLLENAPEENEETRRRLKALGYL